The Macaca nemestrina isolate mMacNem1 chromosome 6, mMacNem.hap1, whole genome shotgun sequence genome window below encodes:
- the LOC105467157 gene encoding zinc finger CCHC domain-containing protein 10 isoform X6 — protein MATPMHRLIARRQAFDTELQPVKTFWILIQPSIVISEANKQHVRCQKCLEFGHWTYECTGKRKYLHRPSRTAELKKALKEKENRLLLQQRSFFPPHVYQHWRNQCGKKGQEKKV, from the exons ATGGCGACTCCCATGCATCGGCTCATAGCTCGGAGACAAGC ATTCGACACAGAGTTGCAGCCTGTCAAGACGTTTTGGATCCTGATTCAGCCATCCATCGTTATTAG TGAAGCAAATAAGCAACATGTAAGATGTCAGAAATGCTTGGAATTTGGACATTGGACTTACGAAtgcacaggaaaaagaaaatacctacaCAGGCCCTCAAGGACAGCAGAACTAAAGaaagctttaaaagaaaaagaaaacagattattaTTACAGCAAAG gagcttttttccccctcatgTTTATCAGCATTGGAGAAACCAATGTGGAAAGAAAGGCCAAGAAAAAAAG
- the LOC105467157 gene encoding zinc finger CCHC domain-containing protein 10 isoform X7 produces the protein MATPMHRLIARRQAEANKQHVRCQKCLEFGHWTYECTGKRKYLHRPSRTAELKKALKEKENRLLLQQRSFFPPHVYQHWRNQCGKKGQEKKV, from the exons ATGGCGACTCCCATGCATCGGCTCATAGCTCGGAGACAAGC TGAAGCAAATAAGCAACATGTAAGATGTCAGAAATGCTTGGAATTTGGACATTGGACTTACGAAtgcacaggaaaaagaaaatacctacaCAGGCCCTCAAGGACAGCAGAACTAAAGaaagctttaaaagaaaaagaaaacagattattaTTACAGCAAAG gagcttttttccccctcatgTTTATCAGCATTGGAGAAACCAATGTGGAAAGAAAGGCCAAGAAAAAAAG